A genomic segment from Triticum urartu cultivar G1812 unplaced genomic scaffold, Tu2.1 TuUngrouped_contig_4377, whole genome shotgun sequence encodes:
- the LOC125527728 gene encoding probable auxin efflux carrier component 8, producing the protein MISWVAIYHVLEATTPLYVAMILAYLSIKWWKLFTPEQCSGINKFVANFSIPLLSFQVISTNNPYDMNLKLIFADILQKSIALLGFAAISRACCAEKFDWLITGFSLSTLPNTLIVGIPLLKGMYGDEAVKLISQIVVLQSLIWYTLLLFLLEFRAAKGIAAAPSSEIVDEEEAGTLGATQQTYQEGQSKGVSARCSRAFRFLLVIGMKLVMNPNIYACLIGLIWALISFRWQIQLPLIISNSIRILSDGGLGMAMFSLGLFTALQTKIIACGTKKMLLSLGIRFFLGPALMMISSYAVGMRGILLKVAIVQAALPQGVVPFVFAKEYNVHADILSTAIIVGMMVAVPAALAYYFVI; encoded by the exons ATGATCTCTTGGGTAGCCATCTACCATGTTCTTGAAGCGACAACACCATTGTATGTAGCCATGATACTAGCCTACCTATCCATAAAATGGTGGAAGTTGTTCACTCCAGAGCAGTGCTCTGGGATCAACAAGTTCGTGGCCAACTTCTCCATCCCTCTTCTCTCTTTCCAGGTCATCTCCACAAACAATCCTTACGACATGAACCTCAAGCTCATATTCGCAGACATCCTACAGAAGTCGATCGCCTTGCTGGGGTTTGCAGCCATATCTAGAGCATGTTGTGCGGAGAAGTTTGATTGGCTCATTACAGGTTTCTCTTTGTCGACACTGCCCAATACGCTGATTGTCGGTATCCCATTGCTGAAAGGAATGTATGGTGATGAAGCTGTCAAGCTGATAAGTCAGATAGTTGTCCTACAGAGCCTAATTTGGTACACACTTCTTCTCTTTCTGCTTGAATTCCGAGCCGCCAAAGGAATAGCTGCCGCACCATCATCTGAAATTGTAG ATGAGGAAGAAGCAGGTACTCTAGGAGCTACACAACAGACATACCAAGAGGGCCAGTCAAAAGGTGTATCAGCAAGATGTTCTAGGGCCTTCCGCTTTTTGTTGGTGATTGGGATGAAGTTAGTGATGAATCCGAACATTTACGCATGCCTGATCGGTCTAATTTGGGCACTGATTAGCTTCAG GTGGCAAATACAGTTACCCTTGATCATCAGTAACTCCATAAGGATACTCTCAGATGGAGGGCTGGGAATGGCAATGTTCAGCCTAG GTCTTTTCACAGCTCTACAGACAAAAATTATAGCCTGCGGAACTAAGAAGATGCTACTGTCACTAGGCATCAGGTTCTTTCTAGGACCAGCCCTGATGATGATCTCTTCCTATGCTGTTGGGATGCGTGGAATCTTGCTCAAGGTGGCCATTGTGCAG GCGGCATTACCTCAAGGAGTAGTGCCATTTGTATTTGCGAAGGAGTATAATGTGCATGCAGATATTCTAAGCACTGC GATAATTGTTGGTATGATGGTTGCAGTTCCTGCCGCCCTAGCTTACTACTTTGTTATCTAA